A segment of the Acidobacteriota bacterium genome:
CGGCGCCGAGGCGCTGCCCACACCGCAAGACGAACCCGCCGGCCGGTCCTTCGAGGAACCGCAGGGCGAGGCAGAAAACGCTGTCGCCGCCGCCTTCCGGGAAATTCTCGGCCTTGCCGAGGTGAGCCGCCACGACGACTTCTTCGATCTCGGCGGGAGCTCTCTGCTGGGGGTGCAGCTACGCACCCTCGTCGGCCGCAAGCTCGAGGTGGAATTGTCGGCGGCCCTGCTCCTGGAAGCCTCCACCGTCGCCGCCGTGGCGGCCAAGGCGCGGCCTGAAGGCGGGGCGAACGGCACCGCCGCACCGCCACCGTCCTGCCTGGTGCCGATGACCCGCCAGCGCGCCGCCGGCCGGCAGCCGCTCTTCTTGGTACACGCGGTGGGCGGCCACGTCTTCACCTTCCGGGAGCTGGCCGCCGAGCTGGAAGGACGGCGAACGCTCTTCGCGCTGCGCTCCCGCGGCCTGGAAAGCGGCGAGGAACCGCACCGCTCCCTCGCCGCGATGGCCGGCCACTACCTGGACCTGATGCGGGCCGAGCAAGGGAAGGGTCCCTACCTGCTGGGCGGGGCGTCGATGGGCGGTGTGGTGGCCTTCGAAATGGCGCGGCAGCTTCTAGCGGCCGGCGAGAAGGTCGAGCGCCTCGTTCTGATGGACTCGCCGGTTCTCGACCAGATGCCGGCGCGGGAATCAAACGCCGATCCCCTGTGGCTGGTGGTGCGGGACCGCACGGGCCTGGAGCTGGACGACAAGGTGCTCGGCGACGGCTCCCTCGACGAGCGCTTCGCGCGGGCCGCACAGGCCGTCGCCGACGCCGGCGAGAGCGACCGCTTCGACGCCGGCGAAGCCCTGCGCCTGGCGCGAGTGCTCGAAGCCAACGTCGAGGCGATGTACGCCTACCGACCGGAGCCGGCGGACCTGCGCATCCTCTTCTTCCGCGCCGCCGAACGCCGCCCCGTCGATCCGCCGCGACCGGAGCTGCCGTGGATCGAACTCGGTCGCCTCGGCACCGAGACGGTCATCGTGCCGGGCGATCACGACAGCATGCACCACGCACCGCACCTAGCGGTGATGGCGCACCACCTGCTCCGCCGCCTTCCCTGATGTCGCCCTCGACGCCGTCGCGACGGGCGGCGCACCTGCGCGGTACTGGAGAGAGCCCATGATCCGAATACCCACCTACCTCCTCCTCGCTGTCGTCCTCGTCCTCGCGACCGTGGCGGGACCTGTCGGGGCTCAGCCGGACGCAGGCCGGGCGGACGCTGCGAGGGCCGTCACCACCGAGGTGCGGCCGGTCTCCGGTATCGCGGTGGATGGCGTCATCGGCACATCCGAGTGGGCCGGCGCCAGTGTGCTCTCGATCCCCTGGGAGTGGTTCCCGGTAGACAACGCCGCAGCGCCGGTGGACACGGAGGTGTTCCTCACCTTCGACCAGGAGCTGCTCTACGTCGCCTTCCGGGCGGCGGACGCGCAGCCGGCCGCCATCCGCGCCCACCTGGCAGACCGCGACTCCACCCTGCGGGACGACGCCGTCGGCTTCGAGATCGACACCTTCGACGACCGCCGCCGGGCCTATCGCTTCCAGGTCAACCCTCTCGGCGTCCAGGTAGACGCCCAACTCTCGGATGTCGACGGCAGTGAGGACTTTTCCTGGGACGCCATCTGGACCTCCGCCGGCCGCTTGACCCCCACCGGCTACGAGGTGGAGCTGGCAATCCCCTTCAAGCAGCTTCGCTTTCCGCGCGCCCAGGGCCCCCAGACCTGGGGCTTCCTCGCCTACCGCAACTACCCGCGTTCGGTGCTGCACGAACTCAAGTCCGTGCGCAATGACCGCGACCGCGACTGCCGCATCTGCAAGTACAGTTCGATCACCGGCTTCCAGGATCTGGACACCGGCTACAACCTGGAGCTGACTCCCACCCTCACCGGCCGCCGCACCGACAGCCGGGCCTCCCTTGGCGAGCCCCTGGAGAACGGCGACGACGAGTTCGACGCCGGCTTGACGGCGCGCTGGGGCATCACCTCGAACATCTCGCTTCACGCCACCGTCAATCCGGATTTCTCGCAGGTCGAGGCGGACGTCGCCCAGCTCGACGTCAACGAGCGCTTCGCCCTCTTCTTTCCGGAGAAACGGCCGTTCTTCCTGGAGGGAGCGGACTACTTTTCCACCCCCTTCACTGCCGTCTTCACCCGCACTATCGCGGACCCTGAGGGCGGCCTGCGGCTGACCGGTAAGCAGGGCAAAAACGCCTTCGGCGTGCTGGTCACCCAGGACCGCATCACCAACCTGCTCTTTCCCGGGCCCGAGTCTTCGAGCTTCGCGTTCTTGGACGACGAGGTGACTACCGGCGTGCTGCGCTACCGCCGGGACATCGGGGAAACCTCCACCCTCGGCTTCCTCTACACCGGCCGCGACGGCGACGGCTACTCGAACGATGTCTACGGCGTCGACGGCAGCCTGCGGCTGACCGATTCGGACACCCTGCGCTTCCAGATTCTCGAGTCGCGCACCGAGTATCCGGACGCCGTCGCCGTCGCCAACGGCCAGCCGACCGGCTCCTTCGACGACCTCGCCTACCGGGCGGACCTGACCCGCTCGACCGGCGACTGGTTCTTCCAGCTCTTCCACAGCCGCCGGGGGGACGACTTCCGGGCCGACACCGGCTTCATCCCGCGGGTCGGGTTCGAGCAGACCTTCGGCTTCGCGCAGCGCAACTTCTGGGGCGAGGCGGACTCCTGGTACAGCCGCCTGGCGGTGGTCGCCAACGCCGTGCGGCTAGAAGACCTGGACGGTGACCTGATCGAGCAGGGCGGCAACCTTGAACTGATCTACGAGGGACCGCTACAGAGTTTCGCCCGCCTCGGCCTCCGGCCCAACGAAGAGAGCTTCCTGGGCTCCACTTTCGACAACTTCCGAGCGGACCTGACCACCGCCGTCCGCCCCACCGGCGACTTGACCCTGGAACTCTTCCTGCGCGGCGGCGAGGTGATCGACTTCACCAACGTGCGGCAGGCGGATGTCGCCCTCGTGCGGCCCAAGGTGTCCTTCAAGATCGGCCGCCGCACCACCGGCGAAGTGCAGCACGAGTGGCAGGAGCTGTCCGTCCCCGGCGGCCGCTTCCTGACCGCCAACTTGAGCCAGGGCCGGGTGACCTACTTCTTCACCCGCCGCGCCTTCCTGCGCACCATCCTCCAGTACCGCGACATCAGCCGCCGGCCGGAGCTCTACAGCCCGGCCAACGCCGGCATCGCGCCGGAAGAACAGGATCTCTTCACCCAGCTCCTGTTCTCCTACAAACTGAACGCCCGCACCGTCTTCCTCGCCGGCTATTCGGACAACTACCAGGGGGATGAGAGCTTCGACCTGACCCAGCGGAGCCGGACGTTTTTCGTCAAGCTGGGGTATGCCTTTCTGTGGTGAGAAGGCCGGCTCGCAGGGTGCTGAGCAAATTTTCAGCACCCTGCTCCGAGCCCAAAGGGCGAGGCGGCGGCTTCGCCGCCGAAGATGGGGGTGAGCCCGTAAATGCTAGGCATTTCGGGCGAGGGGGGCGCCAGCCCCCCTGACCAAGAAAGCTAGCAGGGCAGCTGAAATCATAGGCCGAAAGCCTTTTCAGCGACCTGCTAGATACGGCGCCTGAGGGAGAGTCCGTAACGCACATCCCCGACCTCGTCTTCGTCCGTCGAGTCGAGGGTGAGGCGGATTGATGGCCAGATATCCAGGCGGAAGGGTCCGTTGACCAAGAAGCGGAAGAAGAGCCTCGTATCGCGGATCGATCCCACGCTCCGCCGCGTCTCCTCCAACCAGCGGAAGGTTTGATCGAGGCGCAGGTTGATCGGAGTCTTCCACAGACGCGAGCCCCAGCCGACGCTCGCCACCACCGCCTCATCGGCGCCCTCGACATAGCCGAAGCCGGTCAGGCTGCCGCGCCCCAAGTTGTTGGACAGGCGCGAGATGCGGTCCAGACGCCAGCCCTTCCAGTGCCCCACCGCGGCGCTCAGGCTGTTCGATTCACCGGCCCGCCAGAAACCTCCCACGCTCGAACGTACCCCGCTGTAGCTGTCGTTGAGCGGTTCACCACCGTCCACACCCCAGGCCGTCCAGTCGTCGCGCAGGCCGTACTCCACGCCGACCTGCGTGCTGTAGTTGCGCCAGCGGTAGGTCAGCGCCAGGTCCCAGGTATGTTCCAGGGTGTCCGTCGGCAAAACGAACCGCTCGCTGGTCGAATCGCCCTCGCCGAAGGTGAGATTGCGCAGCGTATAGATGGTGTTGAGGGAGGTGCGCTTGCCCAGGGGCATTCCCAGGCTCAGCGAGAAGGCCTCCTGGCGAATTTCGAGAGACGTATCGACCAGCCCACCCGGGGTCTCCACCGAGCCGCCGCGCTCGTCGGCCTGGTAGGGCACGAACAGCAGCGCCGACAACGTCCAGTCGTCGCGCAGGAAGCGCGGCACGCTCAAACCGACGAAGGCGTCCTCCAGAAAGAAGCTCACGAACGCCTGGTATCCCCGATTCAGGAAGTCCTGGTCGGAGATGGTGATGCCCGGGAAGAGGTCCGCCTCCTCGTCGTCGGAGTTGAAGCCGAAGAGCGAAAAACGGGTGCGGGTGGAGTAGGCGTGGATGTCGGCCAGGGTCCGCTCGCCGTAATTCCCGGCGGCATCCTCGTCCGTCGCCGCCTCGCCGGCCGCGGAGACCTCCTCGCCAGCCGCGGCATCCCCCGTCGCCTCGGATCGAGCGCTCGGCAGCGCCCTCGCGGTCCCGCCATCCTGCCGCGCGGCCAAGGGCTCCAAACGCCGCTTGCCGTCCTTCGTCTTGACCAGCCAGCGATGGCCCTCCGGCGGCGTCTCGACGTGGATCATGATGTCGCTGGCGTAGGCTTCTTGCGCTACCTGCTCGATGTCCGGCCGGTTGTACTTGAAGTCAACGCGCCGGGTTTCCGTCTCGCTGCTGTAGAGCGTTCCATAGCTCACCCCGGTCAGGGTGCCGCGGCGTTTCGTCCAATCCCACCAACACTGGCCGGCACTGGCAATCCACTCGTAGGAGTACGTTCGATCCTGGTTGATGAAGGTGCCGTCGATGCCCTTCTGGATGGTCCGCAATCGGTGATGCGCGTGGTTGCGCCGATCGAGCCACACCTCTCCCCGGACGAAGGTTCCGTCGTCCGGGGAGCCCTCCCGCAGCGGCCGGAAACCGATCCTGTAGGCCGCCCGGCCGGCGATGGTCTCTTCTCCCAGGTACCGATACTCGTAGGTCTCGTCGAGTTCGACATCCAGCGGATTGAGTTGGATCAGCGCCTCGCTGCGAAACAACCGCCCCTTGAGCAGTTTCTTCTCCGGGTAGGGAACGCCGTTGATGGAGTACGCCAGGTGGTGGTAGTCCGTCAGGCGGCCCTTGCGCTGCAGGATGCGGTGGGTCCACTGATACCGGTCGGCCCCCGGCAGATGGACCAGACCGCTGATGTACTCCATCACGTCCAGGGACTCGAAGCGGTTGAGCTGGCGCTCCCGAAACACCTGATTCTTGACCACCTCTTCGTAGGGATCGACGATACCGGTGTCGCTCACCTCGACATCGAAGTTGGCGGCTCCCGGCCCCTGGACCTCCAGCTCGAACAGATAGTAGGGAGACGTGCCGTCGACCTGAAGAACCGAATGGCCTCCGGAACTCCAGAAATCGAAGGCGGCACCGCGCGGGAACAACAAGCGTGCCGCGTGCTCTTGCGGCAGCTCGAAACGCATCTGTTCGGCACCTTCGGCGTAGAGCGCCAGGTACCGATGGTCAGTTTCCGGATCGAGGAAGAATCGGACCCGATTCTGCGCAATGCCCTCCACCACCGGCTGATCGTATAGAACCCCGGCGGCGGTGTTCTGAATCTCCAGCAAGAAGGCATGGTGCAAGTCATCCAGCCGCAGATCCTCCAGAACCACCACCTCGTCACCACGCTCCGCACCGGTGAGCAGTCGCGACAGAACCTCGGTGGGCGCGGAGCGGACCCGCCACCAGCGACGGGCGGTGTCGTCCGCCGCCGGAACCGGCTCGTGGTCGCGATAGGCATAGGCATCGACGTAGGGAGCCAAGCCGAAGGAGACGAGACGGGCCAAGGCGTCCCGGTCGCCGGCGAGGGCGACCCGGACACCCTGAGCCAGGCTTCGGCCGTCGAGGATCAAGTTCTTGAGTTCGAAGGCCGCCCGCTGCCAGTCCTCAAACCGCTCGGTGGCGACCCGGACCACCAGATAGCGGCTCGCCGCATCGAGGGGCGCTTGGGATGCCGTGGCTGGAAAACTCCACTCCACCAGTTCGGAACTTTCGAGCCACACCGGCAGGACCCCCTCGACCCCTGCATTGCCGCGCCGAGGCAACGGGCGCGATCCGGTCGAGTGTCCGCCGGCGGTCCGGTGACGCACCACCATCACCACCCCTGCGGCGCTCTCCTCGGCCGCCAGTCCGAAGGGCTTCAGAATCTCCTGCAGAACGCTCATCGGCGACGCTGCGCGATGGGACGCGGTGACCTGCATGTCCCCCTCTACCAGATCACTGCTGTAGATCACCCGCAGACCGTGCTGCTGCAAATCCGCCAGCACCTCTTCGAGCTGCCAGCACAGATAGCGATCCCGGTCGAGGCTCTGAGCCGCCGCGCCCGCGGCCATCGACCACACTACGCAGGCGGCGAGGATAAACGAGGTCGAGCGTCGAAGACTGAATCGTGAAGAGTTGATCATCGGCTGCCTCCGGATTCGATGCGAACGACTCCGTCCCTCTCGCGATGGACGAGGCCACAGGTTTCAAGAACCGCCGGGAACGCCTGTTCGGCGGTGACACCGGTCAAATCACCGTGGAGCGTGATGCCCAGCACCCGGCGTTCGAGCTCCGCATCCGAAAACTCGATCCGCCAGCCGGTCTCGCGAGCAGCCCAGCCGAGAAACTGCCGCAGGGTGCTGCCTTCGAGTTCGAAGGGAGGGGAGACGGCGAGGTGCCATTTCCACGGATCTCCGTGCAGCGAGACGGAACTCCGCTTCACGGCGCCGCTCGAGTGGATGGTCAATTCCTCCCCAATGCCGGCCTCCAGGGAGCGTTTTCCCTGGTCGACCCGAACCAAGCCTTCCCGCACCCGCACCCGCAAGCGCTGGTTCCGAACGCGCACCTCGAACTGGGTACCGATATCCCACACCGTTCCGTAGTCGGTACGGATCTCCAGCCGAGGGTCGGCGGCGGCGGAGAATTCGCCGGAATCGAAGTAGACCGCGCCGCGCGCCAGTCGTAGGTGACGAGGAGACTCCAGGTGAACCAGCGAATCGACATCCATCCGCAGCGACTGTCCGTCCGCCCAACGTAGGGAGACGCGGCCATCAGACGCCGTTTCGAGCACCGTTCGGGAATCGAGTTCGTCGCCCGTCCGCAGCAGCCGGCCGGCGCGCTCCCCGCCCTGGGACAACGTCACCGCGCCGTGGATCGCTTCGACGACGGCAACCTGCCGCGGCGCGGTCGAACCCCAGGGATCGAAAGCGAACCAGCTCGCGACCAGCCCCACCGCCGCCGCTGCGACGGCGCCGAGAGCCCAGCGCCGGCGACGCCCTCGGCGGACAACGCTCCGCCACTCCTCGCGGGCGAGGGATCGACTGCGCGCCAAGGCCTCGACCGGTACCGGTTCGGGCGCTGGCACCAGGCTCAATAGCCGGGCGACTTCATCTTCCTCGGACGGAATGCGATCGGATTCGTGAGGCTTCATGGTGCCGCTTCTCCGAGTTGTGCCGCTTTGTGAAGCGAAGCGAAATGGTCGCGGAAGGAGGCACGGGCACGAGTCAGCATCGACTCCGCCGCCTTCGGCCCGACCTCCAGGCGACCGGCGATCTCCGCCACGGACAACTCCTGCATGTATTTCCAGGTGAGAACCTGCCCGTAGCGCCGCGGCAGATGATCGAGGGTGACCTGCACCCAGCGGGCGACCTCCTTGCGCCGGAGCTCGGCTTCCGGCCCCGGCGTGTCCGAGGCGACCATCGATTCGAGTGCGGCTCGAATCTCCGGCAGGTCCTCGATCGGCACCACCGCTTCGGCTCGCCGTACGTCCCGGCGGCGTTGGTCGCTGATCTCGTACCGGCAGAAAGTGCACAGCCAGGTGAAGAGCGCCGCTTCGCCGCGGTAGGTCGGGAGCTTTCGGATGGCGCGGCAGATCGCGCCCTGGGCCACCTCTTCGGCGACCTGGGCATCGCCGGCCAGGCGCGCCAGCGCGAACCGGTAGAGGCCAGGAAAGTAATGGCCGAAGAATTCGTCGAAGGCCGCCTCGTCACCGGCGATCATGCGCCGAACCAACGCCCTGTCGTCGAGATGAAGAATCGCCATCGCCCCTTCTCCGAAGCCTGCTCCGGTCCAAAGTACCCGCTCTACGGATTAGAGGGATGGTGGCGGAGAAATCCTTCGCGGAAGGGAACGTCTGAGCCCTATTTCCCCGCCGGTTCCTGCTCTGCTTTGACCATTCGCCTGACCTCCTGCCGCAGCGCTTGAGCGTCGTAGAGGACGCCGTCACGGATCGTCCAGGTGACGCCGCCGATCCTCTCGAGAGTGCCGTCGTCCCGAAGCCGTGGGGTGCCGGTGCCGTAGAGCACTTTGAAGTCCGCCACGGGATTCTCGGGCACCACCACCAGGTCCGCCCGTTTGCCGGGCTCGATGGTGCCGATCTGGTCGGCGAGGCCCAGTTCGTCAGCGCCTTCTTGGGTGGCGGCGCGGAGAATTTCGAGCGGCGTGAAACCGGCCTCGCGCAGCAGTTCCATTTCGCGCACGAAGGCGAAGCCGAAGACGGTGTACATGAAGCCGGCATCGGTGCCGATCGCCACCCGGCCGCCGGCGTTGGCGTAGTCGCGCAGGAAGCGCATCCAGCGGCGATAACCCTTGCGCCAGGCGACCTCGTCTTCGGTAGTCCAGGCGAAGAAGTGGGCGGCGTGCGAGCTGCGGTTCGGGGTGAAGGATTGCCACAGGGAAGGCAGGGTGTACTCCGCGTGCCACTCCTTTTGGCGCGCCCGCATCAGGTCACGGTTGGCCTCGTAGAGGGCAAGAGTTGGCACCATCGCGACGCCGCCTTCGACCATTTCGGCGATCACCCGCTGCCAGCGCTCGCTCCCCGGACGCGTCGCCTGACCCCACAGCCGGCCGAGGGTGGCGAAGCGATGCTGTTCGTCCAAGTAGTTGTAGTCCGCCGGGTAGGCCGGCAGGGTGGTGTCCTCGATCAGCGCTTCCGGCAGACCGTAGAAGTGTTCGAGCTGGTCGAGGCCGTGGCGCGCCGTGAACAGGACGTCGGTGCGCGATACCCACAGCGGCGAGTGGTGGCAGGAGGTGGGCAGGCCTAGATCCTCCGCTTCGTCGAGGGCGGCGGCAAAGATCTCCGGCTTCTCGCCGCGGAACTTGATGCCGGCGGCGCCCTGTTCCTTGGCCTCCCGCACCCAGGCCCGAGCGTCGTCCGCGTCCGCAACCTTGAGGCCCGGCCGGCCGAGACCGAAGTGCAGCCAGGGCACGACCCGCGGCGACACTACGCTGTGCTCCTCCGCCGCTCGGCGCCACTCGTTGCAGATCTCCATCCCCCGCTCGCACACCGGCTCCCGCACGGTGGTGATGCCGTGGGCGAGCCACAGGCGGGAGGCGTAGTCGCGGTTCCGGCCGGCGTAGCCGTAGAGATCCACGAAGCCCGGCAG
Coding sequences within it:
- a CDS encoding STN domain-containing protein — protein: MINSSRFSLRRSTSFILAACVVWSMAAGAAAQSLDRDRYLCWQLEEVLADLQQHGLRVIYSSDLVEGDMQVTASHRAASPMSVLQEILKPFGLAAEESAAGVVMVVRHRTAGGHSTGSRPLPRRGNAGVEGVLPVWLESSELVEWSFPATASQAPLDAASRYLVVRVATERFEDWQRAAFELKNLILDGRSLAQGVRVALAGDRDALARLVSFGLAPYVDAYAYRDHEPVPAADDTARRWWRVRSAPTEVLSRLLTGAERGDEVVVLEDLRLDDLHHAFLLEIQNTAAGVLYDQPVVEGIAQNRVRFFLDPETDHRYLALYAEGAEQMRFELPQEHAARLLFPRGAAFDFWSSGGHSVLQVDGTSPYYLFELEVQGPGAANFDVEVSDTGIVDPYEEVVKNQVFRERQLNRFESLDVMEYISGLVHLPGADRYQWTHRILQRKGRLTDYHHLAYSINGVPYPEKKLLKGRLFRSEALIQLNPLDVELDETYEYRYLGEETIAGRAAYRIGFRPLREGSPDDGTFVRGEVWLDRRNHAHHRLRTIQKGIDGTFINQDRTYSYEWIASAGQCWWDWTKRRGTLTGVSYGTLYSSETETRRVDFKYNRPDIEQVAQEAYASDIMIHVETPPEGHRWLVKTKDGKRRLEPLAARQDGGTARALPSARSEATGDAAAGEEVSAAGEAATDEDAAGNYGERTLADIHAYSTRTRFSLFGFNSDDEEADLFPGITISDQDFLNRGYQAFVSFFLEDAFVGLSVPRFLRDDWTLSALLFVPYQADERGGSVETPGGLVDTSLEIRQEAFSLSLGMPLGKRTSLNTIYTLRNLTFGEGDSTSERFVLPTDTLEHTWDLALTYRWRNYSTQVGVEYGLRDDWTAWGVDGGEPLNDSYSGVRSSVGGFWRAGESNSLSAAVGHWKGWRLDRISRLSNNLGRGSLTGFGYVEGADEAVVASVGWGSRLWKTPINLRLDQTFRWLEETRRSVGSIRDTRLFFRFLVNGPFRLDIWPSIRLTLDSTDEDEVGDVRYGLSLRRRI
- a CDS encoding amidohydrolase family protein, with the protein product MFDVWGALRRREAQPWTFGGLILGLLLAALSVAAEDNGPPAVGEGPYDRLVLRGVMVVDGTGAPPQGPMDLVIEEDEIVRIAYIGAPGTEIDPARRPEVGENGREIDLTGSWVLPGFVDLYGYAGRNRDYASRLWLAHGITTVREPVCERGMEICNEWRRAAEEHSVVSPRVVPWLHFGLGRPGLKVADADDARAWVREAKEQGAAGIKFRGEKPEIFAAALDEAEDLGLPTSCHHSPLWVSRTDVLFTARHGLDQLEHFYGLPEALIEDTTLPAYPADYNYLDEQHRFATLGRLWGQATRPGSERWQRVIAEMVEGGVAMVPTLALYEANRDLMRARQKEWHAEYTLPSLWQSFTPNRSSHAAHFFAWTTEDEVAWRKGYRRWMRFLRDYANAGGRVAIGTDAGFMYTVFGFAFVREMELLREAGFTPLEILRAATQEGADELGLADQIGTIEPGKRADLVVVPENPVADFKVLYGTGTPRLRDDGTLERIGGVTWTIRDGVLYDAQALRQEVRRMVKAEQEPAGK
- a CDS encoding sigma-70 family RNA polymerase sigma factor, whose amino-acid sequence is MAILHLDDRALVRRMIAGDEAAFDEFFGHYFPGLYRFALARLAGDAQVAEEVAQGAICRAIRKLPTYRGEAALFTWLCTFCRYEISDQRRRDVRRAEAVVPIEDLPEIRAALESMVASDTPGPEAELRRKEVARWVQVTLDHLPRRYGQVLTWKYMQELSVAEIAGRLEVGPKAAESMLTRARASFRDHFASLHKAAQLGEAAP
- a CDS encoding DUF5916 domain-containing protein: MIRIPTYLLLAVVLVLATVAGPVGAQPDAGRADAARAVTTEVRPVSGIAVDGVIGTSEWAGASVLSIPWEWFPVDNAAAPVDTEVFLTFDQELLYVAFRAADAQPAAIRAHLADRDSTLRDDAVGFEIDTFDDRRRAYRFQVNPLGVQVDAQLSDVDGSEDFSWDAIWTSAGRLTPTGYEVELAIPFKQLRFPRAQGPQTWGFLAYRNYPRSVLHELKSVRNDRDRDCRICKYSSITGFQDLDTGYNLELTPTLTGRRTDSRASLGEPLENGDDEFDAGLTARWGITSNISLHATVNPDFSQVEADVAQLDVNERFALFFPEKRPFFLEGADYFSTPFTAVFTRTIADPEGGLRLTGKQGKNAFGVLVTQDRITNLLFPGPESSSFAFLDDEVTTGVLRYRRDIGETSTLGFLYTGRDGDGYSNDVYGVDGSLRLTDSDTLRFQILESRTEYPDAVAVANGQPTGSFDDLAYRADLTRSTGDWFFQLFHSRRGDDFRADTGFIPRVGFEQTFGFAQRNFWGEADSWYSRLAVVANAVRLEDLDGDLIEQGGNLELIYEGPLQSFARLGLRPNEESFLGSTFDNFRADLTTAVRPTGDLTLELFLRGGEVIDFTNVRQADVALVRPKVSFKIGRRTTGEVQHEWQELSVPGGRFLTANLSQGRVTYFFTRRAFLRTILQYRDISRRPELYSPANAGIAPEEQDLFTQLLFSYKLNARTVFLAGYSDNYQGDESFDLTQRSRTFFVKLGYAFLW
- a CDS encoding FecR domain-containing protein, whose translation is MKPHESDRIPSEEDEVARLLSLVPAPEPVPVEALARSRSLAREEWRSVVRRGRRRRWALGAVAAAAVGLVASWFAFDPWGSTAPRQVAVVEAIHGAVTLSQGGERAGRLLRTGDELDSRTVLETASDGRVSLRWADGQSLRMDVDSLVHLESPRHLRLARGAVYFDSGEFSAAADPRLEIRTDYGTVWDIGTQFEVRVRNQRLRVRVREGLVRVDQGKRSLEAGIGEELTIHSSGAVKRSSVSLHGDPWKWHLAVSPPFELEGSTLRQFLGWAARETGWRIEFSDAELERRVLGITLHGDLTGVTAEQAFPAVLETCGLVHRERDGVVRIESGGSR